From Maniola hyperantus chromosome 21, iAphHyp1.2, whole genome shotgun sequence, the proteins below share one genomic window:
- the LOC138403840 gene encoding chymotrypsin-like elastase family member 2A, producing the protein MKRIGLYGFCLCLVIVELITTVQSDSSCMPVDGPVHNGYPCKNAKDIIVLFNGLTPDLNQYYVYINKNFPTDSLARVSFDAAVNITLIDQKDEKISLSAGEVLEVRCINERTGLSFIVTGTNPGLPNLISFTIDDVEYCENPDVGSLNKYQGQDKNYKWFAVSKQSGKTNFRCGRRKVIETGSVIDGIAAPGDWPWHVAVYKQKRSSPSPPNYVCGGTLISHTLVLTVAHCVVRSEDSFITVVLGKYNLNDDDKKSVKVDVERSIIHERYINEILLNDIALLKLKSEVQFTDYIQPACLWHRRMSDLTDKRIVGILAGWGYSNDDELSQPLQQVNLPMVSRATCLASHPVFKFILVGNDFCAGYHNNGTAPCSGDSGGGLQVFIPDKRQALSGKVSGAWYVRGILSKGPKEENGNLCDANQYTVFTDADEFTDWIDRHLDEDR; encoded by the exons ATGAAGCGTATTGGATTATATGGTTTTTGTTTGTGTCTAGTGATAGTTGAGTTGATTACTACAGTGCAAAGTGATAGTTCGTGTATGCCAGTGGATGGTCCTGTACATAATGGATATCCTTGCAAAAACGCAAAAGATATTATAGTTCTGTTCAATGGCTTAACACCGGACCTCAACCAATACTATGTTTATATAAACAAAAACTTTCCCACGGATAGTCTCGCAAGAGTATCGTTTGATGCTGCTGTTAACATTACATTAATCGACCAAAAAGACGAAAAGATATCTTTGTCTGCTGGAGAGGTTTTAGAAGTTCGCTGCATCAACGAACGTACAGGTTTAAGTTTTATAGTGACTGGTACAAATCCGGGACTCCCTAATTTGATTAGTTTTACCATCGACGATGTAGAATATTGTGAAAACCCGGATGTGGGATCTCTTAACAAATATCAGGGTCAGGATAAAAATTACAAGTGGTTCGCTGTGAGCAAACAATCTGGCAAAACTAATTTCCGTTGTGGAAGACGCAAAGTGATAGAAACTGGATCTGTAATCGATGGTATAGCGGCGCCTGGAGACTGGCCGTGGCATGTAGCTGTTTATAAACAAAAACGTTCAAGTCCTAGTCCACCCAATTATGTTTGTGGAGGAACCCTGATATCACATACACTTGTTTTAACAGTCGCTCACTGCGTCGTAAGGTCTGAAGATAGCTTTATTACGGTTGTGCTTGGCAAATATAATTTGAACGATGATGATAAAAAGTCAGTAAAAGTGGACGTGGAAAGAAGTATTATTCATGAACGTTACATAAATGAAATTTTACTTAACGATATAGCTCTGCTGAAGTTGAAATCGGAAGTCCAGTTCACGGATTATATACAGCCAGCGTGTTTATGGCACCGGAGGATGAGTGATTTGACTGATAAGCGTATAGTGGGTATTTTGGCTGGCTGGGGGTACAGTAATGATGATGAGCTGTCACAGCCACTCCAGCAAGTGAATCTGCCGATGGTGTCACGTGCGACCTGCCTGGCAAGCCATCCTGTTTTCAAGTTCATACTGGTTGGGAACGACTTCTGCGCGGGGTACCACAACAACGGTACCGCACCATGCAGCGGTGACAGTGGAGGCGGCTTACag GTTTTCATCCCGGATAAGAGACAAGCCTTAAGCGGTAAGGTTTCAGGCGCTTGGTACGTCAGGGGAATACTATCAAAGGGTCCAAAAGAGGAAAACGGCAATTTGTGTGACGCGAATCAGTACACGGTGTTCACGGACGCGGACGAGTTCACGGATTGGATCGACAGACACTTGGATGAGGATCGTTGA
- the BBS5 gene encoding BBSome complex member BBS5, with amino-acid sequence MSKGKKNVVWEDREVLFDLPFNYLRLRLGEKVFERIEPIEDSKGNSGMKGRLVVTSLRVLWHSLSSPRINLSIGLNCFISTSTKVVNSGLRGATQALYILAGYNTNRYEFVFTNLSPNCVRHYTSVVGVHKAYAASRMYRDLKLRGPFIHNKQLRVLPLEKICLMEHGIWNLSSESGNLGTMVISNVRIVWYADVNDAFNVSMPYITIESITIRNSKFGDALVIVIRPACGGYVLGFRADPHDRLAPLLKELQTLHQAYTEKPVLGVEMNWGSEVSRPTQDELEDLEEIGEPRGEMGPSLYLASQQSHNKEETDVQPVYSSYLGLAIEPLKEGFTLKSLFEVQTSTN; translated from the exons ATGTCGAAGGGAAAGAAAAACGTCGTGTGGGAAGACCGGGAGGTGCTCTTCGATTTACCTTTCAA TTATCTAAGACTACGGCTCGGGGAGAAGGTGTTCGAGCGAATAGAGCCCATAGAAGACTCGAAGGGGAACAGCGGGATGAAGGGGCGCCTTGTCGTCACCAGCCTGAGGGTCCTCTGGCATTCGCTGTCTTCTCCTAGGATCAACCTGT CGATCGGCCTTAACTGCTTCATATCAACAAGCACCAAAGTGGTGAACTCCGGCCTACGCGGCGCCACTCAAGCGTTATACATTCTCGCAGGGTACAACACTAACCGATATGAGTTCGTCTTCACCAACCTATCTCCCAACTGCGTCCGGCATTATACTTCTGTTGTAGGAGTTCATAA AGCATACGCAGCATCACGAATGTACCGTGATTTAAAGCTCAGGGGACCCTTTATACATAACAAGCAATTACGCGTACTGCCCCTTGAAAAG ATCTGTCTCATGGAACATGGCATTTGGAATTTATCGAGCGAATCTGGTAATCTAGGCACCATGGTGATAAGCAACGTGAGGATTGTCTGGTATGCGGACGTCAACGATGCCTTCAACGTTTCTATGCCGTATATAACCATTGAAAGT ATTACAATACGCAATTCAAAATTCGGTGACGCTCTAGTTATTGTAATACGACCTGCTTGCGGTGGATATGTGCTGGGCTTCAGAGCTGACCCCCACGACAGGCTTGCTCCTTTGCTCAAAGAACTGCAGACTTTACACCAGGCGTATACTGAGAAACCTGTGCTTGGAGTCGAAATGAATTGGGGGAGTGAG GTTTCAAGACCAACACAAGATGAATTAGAAGATTTGGAAGAAATTGGAGAACCGAGAGGTGAAATGGGTCCAAGTCTGTATTTAGCTTCTCAGCAGTCCCATAATAAAGAAGAAACGGATGTGCAACCAGTCTATAGCTCCTATTTAGGGCTAGCTATCGAGCCGTTGAAAGAAGGATTCACGCTTAAAAGCCTATTTGAAGTTCAGACCTCTacgaattaa
- the LOC117992174 gene encoding uncharacterized protein isoform X1, giving the protein MNKDGTRCGAAGLRRSAIVERLRLREEWSALKEIPNDTESRQKPSTKAKKQHNTNTVPKAHKNTAVNKVISRNDKCKEVSEILRGIVVLVEVGSEPRALPLRAALSALGASVVPVWSPLVTHLVWTQGGCRSTRAKARVLGCSLVSPLWVEACAVEGRKLPERIFPAPTRPSDLPSPATLRRFLKKAEQENIPLQNLLNDSSEADKRPRLRLSSDTSRDTSHDTSKDTSHDATDIESRVNTAPRRRAPGPADTQKPLKSKRKLFTQKEPELLTTDEETDDEPTAGRKNMQPSKITQQNRKDLAKAERMARLLLGTCKTIQTLRHTQHNKTPKIVLTGMSRRERHEAWQAIKQLNGKVQEHVDRKTTHVVMGSCHEPEHIITTNSPKTPGQSPKNSKNPLTMCNKCNSPGTILSQMFSTNVTVEDFSKKDKNDRHVVCHCDCDISGVKNLTDTSNNNLEFPIELQCNGINLDSNECAQNNGENREDILKNVVISKPRTVNALLGAARGCRVLGLDWVKDSLRANRWLPHIGYEVKHLKKICQKARVERSALNKMHTEYAYDVFNGMRVQISPDADQKDAITQLLTLCGAVIQNGDQPNVENNHKSGKNGAKIKFNNLLARIQNQNGRKNNQLTQIGRRVGTQNGRQIQDGGTLTADFDLTVGKGKGEVSSKWVFDSVAAARMRTTRRYIND; this is encoded by the exons ATGAACAAAGACGGCACCAGGTGTGGTGCTGCGGGTCTT AGACGTTCAGCAATAGTGGAAAGACTGCGGCTCAGAGAAGAATGGTCGGCGTTGAAAGAGATTCCCAACGACACAGAAAGCAGACAGAAACCTAGCACAAAGGCCAAAAAACAGCACAATACTAACACTGTACCTAAGGCACATAAAAATACTGCAGTAAATAAGGTTATTAGTAGAAATGATAAATGTAAG GAAGTGAGTGAAATACTGCGAGGTATAGTAGTCCTGGTAGAGGTCGGGTCGGAGCCCCGTGCTCTGCCGCTGcgggccgcgctctcagccctAGGAGCCTCCGTGGTGCCGGTTTGGAGCCCGCTGGTCACACATCTAGTCTGGACACAAG GTGGTTGTAGAAGCACCCGTGCAAAAGCCAGGGTGTTAGGATGCAGTCTCGTGTCTCCACTCTGGGTGGAAGCCTGTGCGGTAGAGGGCAGGAAGCTGCCAGAGAGGATCTTCCCCGCGCCCACCAGGCCCTCCGACCTGCCCTCTCCCGCTACTCTGAGGAGGTTCCTG AAAAAAGCGGAGCAAGAGAACATACCGCTCCAAAACCTCCTAAACGACAGTTCAGAAGCGGATAAGCGCCCGAGACTGCGCCTGTCTAGCGACACTAGTCGCGACACCAGCCATGACACATCTAAAGACACTTCCCACGATGCTACAG ATATAGAAAGCCGTGTGAACACCGCGCCGAGGCGTAGGGCTCCGGGGCCCGCTGACACACAAAAGCCCCTCAAGTCCAAGAGGAAGCTGTTCACACAGAAGGAGCCAGAGTTGCTCACCACTGACGAGGAGACAG ATGACGAACCAACGGCTGGCCGGAAAAACATGCAACCGTCGAAAATAACTCAACAGAACAGAAAAGACCTGGCCAAAGCGGAACGCATGGCCAGACTGCTGTTGGGGACTTGCAAGACTATACAGACACTCAGACACACGCAGCATAATAAAACACCAAAAATT GTGTTGACAGGCATGTCTCGCAGGGAGCGCCACGAGGCGTGGCAAGCTATCAAGCAACTGAACGGCAAAGTGCAGGAACACGTCGACAGAAAAACCACACACGTCGTCATGGGCTCGTGTCATGAACCAGAACACATCATCACAACAAACTCACCCAAAACCCCGGGACAATCGCCGAAAAACTCAAAAAACCCCCTAACAATGTGCAACAAATGTAATAGTCCCGGGACAATACTCTCCCAAATGTTCTCAACCAACGTCACTGTTGAGGACTTTTCTAAAAAGGACAAAAATGACAGGCATGTCGTATGTCATTGTGACTGTGACATTTCTGGCGTTAAAAACTTAACTGACACgtcaaataataatttggaGTTTCCTATAGAATTACAATGTAATGGAATTAATCTCGATTCCAATGAATGTGCCCAAAATAATGGAGAAAATAgggaagatattttgaaaaatgtggtTATAAGTAAACCTAGAACAGTCAATGCCTTATTAGGGGCGGCCAGAGGTTGCAGGGTTTTGGGATTGGATTGGGTAAAAGATTCGCTAAGGGCGAATCGATGGTTGCCCCATATAGGATATGAAGTTAAACATTTGAAAAAGATTTGTCAG AAAGCACGTGTCGAACGTTCAGCGCTCAACAAAATGCATACCGAGTACGCTTACGATGTCTTCAATGGGATGCGAGTCCAAATATCTCCGGACGCCGACCAAAAGGACGCCATCACACAACTATTGACACTCTGTGGCGCTGTCATACAAAATGGCGACCAACCAAACGTCGAAAATAATCATAAAAGCGGTAAAAATGGCGCCAAAATCAAATTCAACAATCTTCTCGCTCGAATCCAAAACCAAAATGGCAGAAAAAATAATCAGCTGACACAAATTGGCCGGCGCGTAGGTACACAAAATGGCCGacaaattcaagatggcggaacTTTAACAGCTGATTTTGACTTGACAGTTGGTAAAGGCAAAGGCGAGGTCAGTTCGAAATGGGTTTTCGATAGCGTTGCGGCAGCTAGGATGAGGACTACTCGACGATATATAAATGACTAG
- the LOC117992174 gene encoding uncharacterized protein isoform X2, translating to MNKDGTRCGAAGLRRSAIVERLRLREEWSALKEIPNDTESRQKPSTKAKKQHNTNTVPKAHKNTAVNKVISRNDKCKEVSEILRGIVVLVEVGSEPRALPLRAALSALGASVVPVWSPLVTHLVWTQGGCRSTRAKARVLGCSLVSPLWVEACAVEGRKLPERIFPAPTRPSDLPSPATLRRFLKKAEQENIPLQNLLNDSSEADKRPRLRLSSDTSRDTSHDTSKDTSHDATDDEPTAGRKNMQPSKITQQNRKDLAKAERMARLLLGTCKTIQTLRHTQHNKTPKIVLTGMSRRERHEAWQAIKQLNGKVQEHVDRKTTHVVMGSCHEPEHIITTNSPKTPGQSPKNSKNPLTMCNKCNSPGTILSQMFSTNVTVEDFSKKDKNDRHVVCHCDCDISGVKNLTDTSNNNLEFPIELQCNGINLDSNECAQNNGENREDILKNVVISKPRTVNALLGAARGCRVLGLDWVKDSLRANRWLPHIGYEVKHLKKICQKARVERSALNKMHTEYAYDVFNGMRVQISPDADQKDAITQLLTLCGAVIQNGDQPNVENNHKSGKNGAKIKFNNLLARIQNQNGRKNNQLTQIGRRVGTQNGRQIQDGGTLTADFDLTVGKGKGEVSSKWVFDSVAAARMRTTRRYIND from the exons ATGAACAAAGACGGCACCAGGTGTGGTGCTGCGGGTCTT AGACGTTCAGCAATAGTGGAAAGACTGCGGCTCAGAGAAGAATGGTCGGCGTTGAAAGAGATTCCCAACGACACAGAAAGCAGACAGAAACCTAGCACAAAGGCCAAAAAACAGCACAATACTAACACTGTACCTAAGGCACATAAAAATACTGCAGTAAATAAGGTTATTAGTAGAAATGATAAATGTAAG GAAGTGAGTGAAATACTGCGAGGTATAGTAGTCCTGGTAGAGGTCGGGTCGGAGCCCCGTGCTCTGCCGCTGcgggccgcgctctcagccctAGGAGCCTCCGTGGTGCCGGTTTGGAGCCCGCTGGTCACACATCTAGTCTGGACACAAG GTGGTTGTAGAAGCACCCGTGCAAAAGCCAGGGTGTTAGGATGCAGTCTCGTGTCTCCACTCTGGGTGGAAGCCTGTGCGGTAGAGGGCAGGAAGCTGCCAGAGAGGATCTTCCCCGCGCCCACCAGGCCCTCCGACCTGCCCTCTCCCGCTACTCTGAGGAGGTTCCTG AAAAAAGCGGAGCAAGAGAACATACCGCTCCAAAACCTCCTAAACGACAGTTCAGAAGCGGATAAGCGCCCGAGACTGCGCCTGTCTAGCGACACTAGTCGCGACACCAGCCATGACACATCTAAAGACACTTCCCACGATGCTACAG ATGACGAACCAACGGCTGGCCGGAAAAACATGCAACCGTCGAAAATAACTCAACAGAACAGAAAAGACCTGGCCAAAGCGGAACGCATGGCCAGACTGCTGTTGGGGACTTGCAAGACTATACAGACACTCAGACACACGCAGCATAATAAAACACCAAAAATT GTGTTGACAGGCATGTCTCGCAGGGAGCGCCACGAGGCGTGGCAAGCTATCAAGCAACTGAACGGCAAAGTGCAGGAACACGTCGACAGAAAAACCACACACGTCGTCATGGGCTCGTGTCATGAACCAGAACACATCATCACAACAAACTCACCCAAAACCCCGGGACAATCGCCGAAAAACTCAAAAAACCCCCTAACAATGTGCAACAAATGTAATAGTCCCGGGACAATACTCTCCCAAATGTTCTCAACCAACGTCACTGTTGAGGACTTTTCTAAAAAGGACAAAAATGACAGGCATGTCGTATGTCATTGTGACTGTGACATTTCTGGCGTTAAAAACTTAACTGACACgtcaaataataatttggaGTTTCCTATAGAATTACAATGTAATGGAATTAATCTCGATTCCAATGAATGTGCCCAAAATAATGGAGAAAATAgggaagatattttgaaaaatgtggtTATAAGTAAACCTAGAACAGTCAATGCCTTATTAGGGGCGGCCAGAGGTTGCAGGGTTTTGGGATTGGATTGGGTAAAAGATTCGCTAAGGGCGAATCGATGGTTGCCCCATATAGGATATGAAGTTAAACATTTGAAAAAGATTTGTCAG AAAGCACGTGTCGAACGTTCAGCGCTCAACAAAATGCATACCGAGTACGCTTACGATGTCTTCAATGGGATGCGAGTCCAAATATCTCCGGACGCCGACCAAAAGGACGCCATCACACAACTATTGACACTCTGTGGCGCTGTCATACAAAATGGCGACCAACCAAACGTCGAAAATAATCATAAAAGCGGTAAAAATGGCGCCAAAATCAAATTCAACAATCTTCTCGCTCGAATCCAAAACCAAAATGGCAGAAAAAATAATCAGCTGACACAAATTGGCCGGCGCGTAGGTACACAAAATGGCCGacaaattcaagatggcggaacTTTAACAGCTGATTTTGACTTGACAGTTGGTAAAGGCAAAGGCGAGGTCAGTTCGAAATGGGTTTTCGATAGCGTTGCGGCAGCTAGGATGAGGACTACTCGACGATATATAAATGACTAG